The following proteins are encoded in a genomic region of Oncorhynchus kisutch isolate 150728-3 linkage group LG4, Okis_V2, whole genome shotgun sequence:
- the LOC109888679 gene encoding achaete-scute homolog 1b-like, with product METTTITTTQLAQNACPFVLTERRTTITLHAPAQECALPNDTTAAGYQSKTTVLKRQRSSSPELLRCKRRLSFNGLGYSIPQQLPVAVARRNERERNRVKQVNMGFQTLRQHVPNGAANKKMSKVETLRSAVEYIRALQQLLDEHDAVSAAFQCGVPSPTISNSYSAEPESPHSTCSSDEGSYEPLSSEEQELLDFTTWFDRY from the coding sequence ATGGagactaccaccatcaccaccacgcAACTGGCGCAGAACGCATGCCCATTTGTACTGACGGAGAGACGCACCACCATCACCCTGCACGCTCCAGCCCAGGAGTGCGCACTCCCCAATGACACCACTGCAGCCGGCTACCAAAGCAAGACCACCGTGCTGAAAAGACAGCGCTCCAGCTCCCCGGAGCTCCTGCGCTGCAAGCGGCGGCTCAGCTTTAACGGACTCGGGTACTCCATCCCTCAGCAACTCCCTGTTGCCGTGGCTCGGCGAAACGAGCGCGAGAGGAACCGAGTCAAGCAGGTCAACATGGGCTTTCAGACGCTGCGTCAGCACGTGCCCAACGGGGCAGCCAACAAGAAGATGAGCAAAGTGGAGACGCTGCGGTCCGCCGTGGAGTATATTCGAGCTCTGCAGCAGCTACTAGACGAGCATGATGCTGTGTCAGCCGCCTTCCAGTGCGGGGTACCTTCCCCTACCATCTCCAACAGCTACTCCGCCGAGCCAGAGTCACCCCACTCCACCTGTTCCTCCGACGAGGGGAGCTATGAACCCCTGAGCTCCGAGGAGCAGGAGCTGCTGGACTTTACCACCTGGTTCGACAGATACTGA